A genome region from Methanobacterium formicicum includes the following:
- a CDS encoding nascent polypeptide-associated complex protein, translating to MLPSAGMNPKQLKQMQRAMKQMGMDMKDVKGVTEVIIKFKSKELVITNPKVNRMNFMGQDTYQISGKTKEREVEAELIIPDDDVDLVATQTGVSQDEARKALEETGGDLAEAIMRLS from the coding sequence ATGTTACCAAGCGCAGGTATGAATCCCAAACAGTTAAAACAGATGCAAAGAGCCATGAAACAGATGGGCATGGACATGAAGGATGTTAAAGGTGTCACCGAAGTGATCATCAAATTTAAAAGTAAGGAACTGGTAATCACTAATCCCAAGGTTAACCGGATGAACTTCATGGGTCAAGATACCTACCAGATATCTGGAAAAACCAAGGAAAGGGAAGTTGAAGCTGAACTTATAATACCTGATGATGATGTGGACCTAGTGGCCACCCAGACTGGTGTAAGCCAGGATGAAGCCAGAAAAGCCCTGGAAGAAACTGGTGGGGATCTGGCCGAGGCCATTATGAGGTTAAGTTAA
- a CDS encoding metallophosphoesterase family protein, whose translation MVFITHLSDLHVGSMSFREELILDAIDKINEMGPDATVVTGDLSDNGYYQELKQAADYVEQIKTPLLVVPGNHDSRHLGNECFEELIKKRYGTLKIKNQGVKIIGLDSSEPDLNSGKVGRSQQEFMEEALKSASENGLFKIIALHHHIIPVPRTGRERNVLSDAGDILMSLIENHTDLVLSGHKHVPHTWIVHETVFATAGTVSSFKLRGKDIPSFNTLEIDQDYINILLNTADGKTCPLAKYENRCR comes from the coding sequence ATGGTGTTCATTACCCATCTTTCGGATCTACACGTGGGATCAATGTCATTTCGTGAGGAGCTAATCCTGGATGCCATTGATAAAATAAATGAGATGGGACCTGACGCCACCGTGGTAACCGGTGATTTGTCGGATAATGGTTATTATCAGGAATTAAAGCAGGCAGCAGATTATGTGGAGCAGATCAAAACACCCCTCCTGGTGGTGCCGGGAAATCATGATTCCCGACATCTGGGAAATGAGTGCTTTGAAGAACTGATTAAAAAGAGGTACGGTACGCTTAAAATTAAAAATCAGGGAGTTAAAATAATAGGACTGGATAGTAGTGAACCCGATCTAAACTCGGGTAAGGTGGGTAGATCACAGCAGGAATTCATGGAGGAGGCCCTGAAAAGTGCTTCAGAAAATGGACTGTTCAAGATCATTGCCCTGCACCATCATATTATCCCCGTCCCCCGCACAGGCCGTGAGAGAAATGTTCTCAGTGATGCTGGTGATATATTAATGTCATTAATAGAAAATCACACTGACCTGGTCTTATCCGGTCATAAACATGTACCTCATACCTGGATTGTACATGAAACTGTTTTCGCCACTGCAGGAACAGTTTCCTCATTTAAACTTCGAGGGAAGGATATTCCTTCCTTTAACACCCTGGAAATAGACCAAGATTATATAAATATCCTTTTAAACACAGCCGATGGCAAAACTTGCCCTCTGGCAAAGTATGAAAACAGGTGTAGGTGA
- a CDS encoding NYN domain-containing protein yields the protein MQVIVDASNVAHFGKKDGKPSLNKLLKAEEVLKKLGYEPILIADASLRHEIDDKEAFKKLLDEEKVHQVPAGTTADHYILNLAEEQDAKILSNDAFREFYDEFRDINSRRIPYNFKGENIVIGSSAQPKKIKNILQKICSQTLSEFEKKGYDSYKLKKNKKLSGIAVAKEAIDRISKSSDEGIDSKIEGMFMKIPLFDRVMKMVEDAERASDFIIFVLVNPRDYRDAVRNAGNIAVTVGDRLKLDHAPLVAVRNDLFTKPGTFELNIIYSDEILEESPFDVNITINDHDYSFVKKNSRNIASTVAARLGTWKFPIVSVKPSMLMEKPGHYDINLDKGGDK from the coding sequence TTGCAGGTAATTGTGGATGCATCTAACGTTGCACACTTTGGCAAAAAGGATGGAAAACCCAGCCTAAATAAATTACTAAAGGCAGAAGAGGTCCTGAAAAAGTTAGGGTATGAGCCTATTCTCATCGCAGATGCATCGCTTAGACACGAAATAGATGATAAGGAAGCATTCAAAAAACTCCTGGACGAGGAAAAGGTGCACCAGGTGCCTGCCGGCACCACCGCCGATCACTACATACTTAATCTGGCTGAGGAGCAGGATGCTAAAATATTATCCAACGATGCCTTCCGTGAATTTTACGATGAATTCCGGGACATTAACAGTAGGAGAATTCCCTACAACTTTAAAGGTGAAAATATAGTAATTGGTAGCTCAGCCCAGCCCAAAAAAATCAAAAACATACTGCAGAAAATCTGTTCACAGACCCTTTCAGAATTTGAGAAAAAGGGTTATGATTCATACAAACTCAAGAAAAACAAGAAACTTTCCGGGATCGCCGTGGCCAAGGAAGCCATAGATCGCATATCCAAATCTTCTGATGAGGGTATAGATTCCAAGATTGAAGGCATGTTCATGAAAATACCCCTCTTTGACCGGGTCATGAAGATGGTGGAAGATGCTGAAAGAGCCAGCGACTTCATAATCTTTGTACTGGTCAATCCCCGTGATTATCGTGACGCCGTTAGAAACGCAGGAAACATAGCAGTCACTGTGGGGGATCGCCTGAAACTGGATCACGCCCCACTGGTAGCAGTCCGTAACGATTTATTCACCAAACCCGGGACTTTTGAACTGAATATTATCTATTCTGATGAAATACTGGAGGAATCACCCTTTGATGTGAATATCACCATCAACGATCATGACTACTCCTTTGTTAAGAAAAACTCCCGAAATATAGCCAGTACAGTTGCGGCCCGCCTCGGAACCTGGAAATTTCCCATAGTATCAGTAAAGCCCAGCATGCTCATGGAAAAACCTGGACACTACGACATAAATCTGGACAAGGGAGGAGACAAGTAG
- the argJ gene encoding bifunctional ornithine acetyltransferase/N-acetylglutamate synthase: MKKVEGGICAVENVLAAGACEDNYGVALIHYPQSSAAAVFTRNKVQAAPIIITRESVKNGKLSAIVANSGNANCFTGEKGIDDAKEMTHQVAQGLNILPEDVAVASTGIIGRQLPLPIISKLITDALRRLDNSPTASKNAAEAIMTTDTYPKEFAVETTLTNGKTVRIGGICKGSGMIAPNMGTMLSFLTTDIEASPAELEEALQKSVEKTFNMVVVDGDESTNDIVVLLSRPGQGNIDEKFQEALDYLCSELTRMLARDGEGATKYMEVEVIGAQSLNDARIAARSIVKSPLVKTALFGADPNWGRIVAAVGYSGASMNEETVTVSLEDGERRVAVVDKGEIKAFDGTEELELAESIMERETIKITVDLSLGTFMATAYGCDLSYDYVRINSEYST; the protein is encoded by the coding sequence ATGAAAAAAGTTGAAGGCGGAATATGTGCAGTGGAAAATGTCCTGGCAGCTGGTGCCTGTGAAGACAATTACGGGGTGGCACTTATCCACTACCCACAAAGCAGTGCCGCAGCAGTATTCACCAGAAATAAAGTACAGGCCGCCCCTATTATCATCACTAGAGAATCAGTTAAAAATGGAAAACTATCGGCAATAGTAGCCAACAGTGGCAATGCCAACTGTTTCACTGGTGAAAAAGGCATTGATGATGCTAAAGAAATGACCCACCAAGTTGCCCAAGGCCTGAACATCCTACCGGAAGATGTGGCTGTAGCCTCCACCGGGATCATTGGACGCCAACTACCCCTACCCATCATCAGCAAACTCATCACCGATGCTCTGCGAAGACTGGATAATTCACCTACAGCCTCTAAAAACGCTGCTGAGGCTATAATGACCACTGACACATATCCCAAGGAATTTGCAGTGGAAACTACACTTACTAATGGTAAAACAGTCCGTATTGGGGGGATATGTAAGGGTTCGGGAATGATCGCCCCTAACATGGGCACCATGCTTTCTTTCCTTACCACGGATATAGAAGCCAGCCCAGCAGAACTCGAAGAAGCCCTGCAGAAATCGGTGGAAAAAACATTCAACATGGTGGTGGTGGATGGAGATGAAAGCACCAATGACATCGTGGTACTCTTATCCCGACCCGGCCAGGGAAACATCGATGAAAAATTCCAGGAAGCCCTGGACTATCTGTGCAGTGAACTTACCCGGATGCTGGCCCGGGATGGGGAAGGGGCAACCAAGTACATGGAAGTAGAAGTTATCGGTGCCCAAAGCCTTAATGATGCTAGAATTGCCGCTCGATCAATTGTTAAATCACCACTGGTAAAAACTGCTTTATTTGGAGCCGATCCTAACTGGGGCCGTATTGTGGCTGCAGTGGGCTATTCTGGAGCCAGTATGAATGAGGAAACCGTTACTGTCTCCCTTGAAGATGGTGAACGAAGGGTGGCTGTGGTAGATAAAGGTGAAATAAAGGCCTTTGATGGTACAGAAGAGCTTGAACTGGCAGAAAGCATAATGGAAAGGGAAACCATTAAAATAACCGTTGATTTATCACTCGGAACATTTATGGCCACAGCCTATGGATGTGACCTAAGTTATGACTACGTACGCATAAATTCAGAGTACTCTACTTAA
- the rfbD gene encoding dTDP-4-dehydrorhamnose reductase has product MKVMIIGAEGMLGHDLEDILSKDHQISTTTIDTLDITDIEKTIKTVKDINPDVLVHAAAFTDVDGSEDKEDLAYNVNALGTRNVALACREADSALVYICTDYVFDGTKGTPYREYDQTNPLSVYGKTKHQGEVYIRDILNKFYIVRTAWLYGYHGPNFVTTMLKLAENHDSISVVSDQVGSPTYTRDLANAINQLITKPAYGIYHVTNSDHCSWYEYAQEIFQNAGIDIELKPVSTEEFGSAAPRPLYSVLDNYNWKMEGFPPIRSYKDALKEYMELLK; this is encoded by the coding sequence ATGAAAGTAATGATTATAGGCGCAGAAGGAATGTTAGGGCACGATTTGGAAGATATTTTATCCAAGGACCACCAGATAAGCACCACCACCATTGACACCCTGGACATAACTGACATTGAAAAAACCATTAAGACTGTGAAAGACATTAACCCCGATGTACTGGTTCATGCCGCTGCATTTACCGATGTTGATGGAAGTGAAGACAAAGAAGACCTGGCTTATAATGTAAATGCATTGGGAACACGTAACGTGGCACTGGCCTGCCGGGAAGCGGACAGTGCACTGGTTTACATCTGTACGGACTATGTATTTGATGGAACCAAAGGCACACCCTACCGGGAGTATGACCAGACCAATCCCCTCAGTGTTTATGGAAAAACCAAACACCAGGGTGAAGTATACATCCGTGATATACTCAATAAATTCTACATTGTCCGGACAGCATGGTTATACGGATACCATGGCCCTAACTTCGTCACTACCATGCTAAAATTAGCAGAAAACCATGATAGCATTTCGGTGGTTAGTGACCAGGTAGGATCCCCCACCTACACCCGGGACCTGGCTAATGCCATAAACCAGCTAATAACCAAACCTGCTTATGGTATTTACCACGTTACTAACAGTGATCACTGCTCCTGGTATGAATACGCCCAGGAAATCTTCCAGAATGCGGGTATTGACATTGAACTTAAACCGGTATCCACCGAGGAATTTGGTAGTGCTGCTCCCCGTCCACTGTACTCTGTTCTGGATAATTACAACTGGAAAATGGAAGGATTCCCACCAATCCGAAGTTACAAAGATGCATTGAAAGAGTATATGGAATTGTTAAAATAA
- a CDS encoding LL-diaminopimelate aminotransferase — protein MAVIINENYLLIKSNYIFSEINQRVEKYQNDNPDVDIIRMGIGDVTRPLPRAVVEKFTEAVQEMGDAKSFRGYGPEQGYDFLINEIIKNDYAPRGIDLAPDEVFISDGAKCDTGNIQEIFGLLNTVAVTDPVYPVYVESNVMAGRTGPMGDDGRYQKLVYIPCTEDNGFVPELPTTPVDLIYLCFPNNPTGTALTKEQLAQWVDYARENNSIILFDAAYEAYIREDNIPHSIYEIEGAREVAIEFRSFSKNAGFTGTRCAFTVVPRELVGFDGEGNPHSINSLWNRRQTTKFNGVSYPIQMATCAVYSPEGQKEINESIDYYMNNASIIRNSLENLGLRVYGGINSPYIWVKTPQAMDSWQFFDLLLDEAHVVGTPGVGFGPSGEGYLRLTAFNTLENTEKAMERISKLTL, from the coding sequence ATGGCAGTTATAATTAATGAAAACTATCTGTTAATTAAAAGCAACTATATTTTCTCGGAAATTAACCAGAGAGTAGAGAAATACCAGAATGATAATCCTGATGTGGATATAATACGAATGGGTATTGGAGATGTAACCCGACCTTTACCCCGTGCTGTGGTTGAAAAATTCACTGAAGCTGTACAGGAAATGGGTGATGCCAAATCATTCCGTGGTTATGGTCCAGAACAGGGTTATGACTTTCTGATCAATGAAATCATAAAAAATGATTACGCACCACGCGGTATAGACCTTGCCCCGGATGAAGTTTTCATCAGCGACGGTGCCAAGTGTGACACTGGTAATATTCAGGAGATATTTGGCCTGTTAAACACTGTGGCAGTTACCGATCCAGTTTACCCGGTCTACGTGGAAAGTAATGTCATGGCGGGCAGAACCGGACCCATGGGTGATGATGGCCGTTACCAGAAACTGGTTTACATCCCCTGCACTGAAGATAACGGATTTGTACCCGAACTCCCCACAACACCCGTAGATCTGATTTACCTTTGTTTCCCCAACAATCCCACGGGTACTGCTCTTACCAAAGAACAACTGGCACAGTGGGTGGATTACGCCCGGGAAAATAATTCCATTATTTTATTTGACGCTGCTTACGAAGCTTACATAAGGGAAGATAACATTCCCCACAGTATTTATGAGATCGAAGGTGCCCGTGAAGTGGCCATTGAATTTAGGAGTTTCTCCAAAAATGCTGGTTTCACTGGTACCCGGTGTGCTTTCACCGTGGTCCCCCGGGAACTGGTGGGATTTGATGGTGAAGGAAATCCCCATTCCATTAACAGTCTCTGGAACCGGCGCCAAACCACCAAGTTCAACGGAGTTTCTTATCCCATACAGATGGCTACCTGTGCAGTGTACTCCCCTGAGGGTCAGAAAGAGATCAATGAATCCATTGATTATTACATGAACAATGCTTCTATCATCAGGAACAGCCTGGAAAATCTGGGTTTACGGGTTTACGGTGGAATTAATTCACCATATATCTGGGTTAAAACTCCCCAGGCTATGGATTCCTGGCAGTTTTTTGATTTGCTCCTGGATGAAGCCCATGTGGTGGGAACTCCCGGTGTGGGTTTCGGTCCCAGTGGTGAAGGTTACCTCCGGTTAACCGCCTTTAACACCCTGGAAAATACTGAAAAGGCCATGGAGAGAATATCTAAACTCACCCTCTAG